One Pantoea eucalypti genomic region harbors:
- a CDS encoding EAL domain-containing protein: MTFNPPAPPALPFRHVAEDRTVRFTRRSLRVLSLLLFGVLALSMLMVLTIAQRQNSVSVEHDRLLMQQAWKSRQEAMVTDIRDYAFWGEAWQNLHVSVDKVWAFDEENFGPGLYEEYHYEGVFVVDGKGHTRYSVINGKLVDTPLEAWLGKETSAFIAAARQLNNKAMHRDVLINHLPAIVVAAPITSGKVRAVTPVAGPPSIMIFVSLFTPEKLKALGTSLDVRELRAPASEEDALREPRMMLTLPMGDPIVLRWTSKMPGMGLIWFLLPLLMLMAIIIAIITRRVSRHALSNAIISDRRFAMLAISQQELANSEARFRDLAEAASDWIWETDAEGRLIYLSARFHTVTGHDITHWLGRHIDHLLTHPSHSLVAWLRRQEEDGQQMPLRCQFMSAHGNRRIGQLVAKTIWHDAKRIGFRGTVSDITQGMEAEARIQFLSRHDVLTGLSNRMQLLEFLTLHLAITDGSAPLTLVTLDLDQFRPINETWGHAAGDEVLSQIAQRLKRCIGPQELVARLSGDEFVLVLREANRERVDQRCAQLVHEVQQPISTGQHVHYLTISMGIACAPQDASHPEALLEMADIALNEARDAGRNQWVWYANEMTSQREDKREMARRIEKALKNNEFRLHYQPRYQLLTGQLAGAEALIRWQIAPDQWITPDHFIPLAEESGLIATISDWVLMRACEDALGWGGERYVSVNISPMEFRTSDLVQRVANALEKSGLPATRLELEITENVTFEHPQHALEIMQGLRSLGVRLTVDDFGTGYAALGYLKTFPFNGLKIDRSWMKDFPESQQAQSVVAGIIALARAFALTITAEGIETEAQLNQLKQLSCEEGQGYFLGRPMPLAAFRTLLERTAQNQPEMA; the protein is encoded by the coding sequence ATGACTTTTAATCCTCCGGCGCCACCCGCGTTGCCATTCAGACATGTTGCTGAAGATCGCACTGTCCGCTTTACGCGGCGCAGCCTGCGTGTCCTTTCGCTGCTGCTGTTTGGCGTGCTGGCGCTCTCGATGCTGATGGTGCTGACGATTGCGCAGCGGCAAAACAGCGTATCGGTTGAGCATGACCGGCTGCTGATGCAGCAGGCGTGGAAAAGTCGTCAGGAGGCGATGGTAACGGATATCCGGGATTATGCGTTCTGGGGCGAAGCCTGGCAAAATCTCCATGTCAGTGTGGACAAAGTCTGGGCGTTTGACGAAGAGAACTTTGGTCCAGGCCTGTATGAGGAGTATCACTACGAGGGTGTTTTCGTGGTCGATGGTAAAGGCCACACCCGTTATTCAGTCATTAACGGCAAACTGGTGGATACGCCGCTGGAGGCCTGGCTGGGCAAAGAGACCTCTGCATTTATTGCGGCGGCACGTCAGCTTAACAACAAAGCGATGCATCGTGATGTGCTGATCAATCATCTGCCCGCCATCGTGGTTGCTGCCCCTATCACCAGTGGCAAAGTGAGGGCGGTGACGCCAGTGGCGGGGCCTCCGTCCATCATGATATTTGTGAGTCTGTTTACGCCTGAAAAATTAAAGGCGCTGGGAACATCGCTGGATGTACGCGAACTGCGCGCGCCAGCCAGTGAGGAGGATGCCCTGCGTGAACCCCGGATGATGTTAACGTTGCCGATGGGCGACCCGATTGTGCTGCGCTGGACCTCAAAGATGCCTGGCATGGGCCTGATCTGGTTTTTGCTGCCACTGCTGATGTTGATGGCGATCATCATCGCCATAATTACCCGTCGCGTCAGTCGCCATGCGCTCTCAAATGCAATTATCTCTGATCGGCGTTTCGCTATGCTGGCGATCAGTCAGCAGGAGCTTGCCAACAGCGAAGCGCGGTTTCGCGATCTCGCTGAGGCGGCGTCAGACTGGATCTGGGAGACGGATGCAGAGGGCCGGCTAATCTATCTGTCAGCGCGCTTTCATACCGTTACCGGCCATGACATTACGCACTGGCTGGGGCGTCACATCGATCATCTGCTGACGCATCCCAGCCATTCGCTGGTTGCCTGGCTGCGACGTCAGGAGGAGGACGGACAGCAGATGCCGCTGCGCTGTCAGTTCATGTCTGCGCACGGCAATCGTCGCATCGGCCAGCTGGTGGCAAAAACCATCTGGCACGACGCGAAACGCATCGGGTTTCGCGGTACGGTATCGGATATCACTCAGGGTATGGAAGCTGAGGCGCGCATTCAGTTCCTGTCGCGTCACGACGTCCTAACCGGCCTGTCGAACCGCATGCAGTTGCTGGAGTTTCTGACGCTACACCTTGCAATAACGGATGGCTCCGCGCCGCTGACGCTGGTCACCCTCGATCTTGATCAGTTCCGGCCGATTAACGAAACCTGGGGTCATGCAGCAGGCGACGAGGTGCTGAGCCAGATAGCACAGCGACTGAAGCGCTGTATTGGTCCGCAGGAGCTGGTGGCGCGGCTGAGTGGCGATGAGTTTGTGCTGGTATTACGTGAAGCGAACCGTGAGCGGGTCGATCAGCGTTGTGCTCAGCTGGTGCATGAGGTTCAGCAACCGATCAGCACCGGCCAGCATGTCCACTATCTTACCATCAGCATGGGGATTGCCTGCGCACCTCAGGATGCCAGCCACCCGGAAGCGCTGCTGGAAATGGCAGATATTGCGCTGAATGAAGCGCGTGACGCGGGACGCAATCAGTGGGTCTGGTATGCCAATGAGATGACCAGTCAGCGGGAAGATAAACGTGAAATGGCGCGGCGGATTGAGAAAGCGCTGAAGAACAATGAGTTTCGCCTGCACTATCAGCCACGCTATCAACTGCTGACGGGGCAGCTGGCGGGCGCTGAGGCCCTGATTCGCTGGCAGATTGCCCCGGATCAATGGATAACGCCCGACCACTTCATTCCACTGGCGGAAGAGAGCGGTCTGATCGCCACCATCAGCGACTGGGTGCTGATGCGCGCCTGTGAGGATGCACTGGGGTGGGGCGGCGAACGCTATGTTTCAGTCAATATATCGCCAATGGAGTTTCGCACCAGCGACCTGGTGCAACGGGTCGCGAACGCGCTCGAGAAAAGTGGCCTGCCGGCAACCCGGCTGGAGCTCGAAATTACTGAGAACGTTACCTTTGAACACCCACAGCATGCGCTGGAAATCATGCAGGGATTACGATCGCTGGGTGTCCGGTTGACTGTTGATGATTTCGGCACCGGCTATGCCGCGCTGGGCTACCTGAAAACCTTCCCGTTTAATGGCCTGAAGATCGATCGCTCCTGGATGAAAGATTTCCCCGAGTCGCAGCAGGCACAGTCGGTGGTCGCGGGGATCATTGCGCTGGCTCGCGCCTTTGCCCTGACGATCACAGCAGAAGGCATTGAGACAGAAGCGCAGTTAAACCAGCTAAAACAGCTCTCATGCGAAGAAGGGCAAGGTTACTTCCTTGGCCGGCCGATGCCACTGGCTGCATTCAGAACGCTGCTGGAAAGAACGGCGCAAAATCAGCCTGAGATGGCTTAA
- a CDS encoding CPBP family intramembrane glutamic endopeptidase, translated as MNINSDRVTLTLFYVGSFVVYYLVTMLITLFPNYGVLRNDGLLVPVLCLFEFAVIYPLYRFYCQRRTDLPLGELYTLQTLLFTGALFVLMAAQMQFMQPEGWLVMQAQQGRNSLLILLLTAVLLAPVFEEVLFRGFLLQGFLLWAPRSRFACMLLTSLLFAVMHTQYVHWQTLIALTLFSLLLCYARLRSNSLALPIFLHTLNNLIALLPAWYFAG; from the coding sequence ATGAACATCAATTCCGACAGAGTGACCCTGACGCTGTTCTACGTCGGCAGCTTTGTGGTCTATTACCTGGTTACCATGCTGATCACCCTGTTCCCTAATTACGGCGTGCTGCGTAATGACGGCCTGCTGGTGCCCGTGCTCTGTCTGTTTGAATTTGCTGTGATCTACCCGCTTTATCGCTTCTACTGCCAGCGCCGTACCGATTTACCGCTGGGTGAACTTTATACCCTGCAAACCCTGCTCTTTACCGGCGCGTTGTTTGTCCTGATGGCAGCACAGATGCAATTTATGCAGCCGGAAGGCTGGCTGGTGATGCAGGCGCAGCAGGGACGTAATTCGCTGCTTATCCTGCTGTTGACCGCCGTGTTGCTGGCGCCGGTTTTTGAAGAGGTGCTGTTCCGCGGTTTTCTGTTACAGGGTTTTCTGCTGTGGGCGCCGCGCAGCCGCTTCGCCTGTATGCTGCTCACCTCGCTGCTGTTTGCGGTAATGCATACGCAGTATGTGCACTGGCAGACGCTTATCGCCCTGACGCTGTTTTCACTGCTGCTCTGCTATGCCCGGCTGCGGAGCAACAGTCTGGCGCTGCCCATCTTCCTCCACACCCTGAATAACCTGATTGCGCTGCTGCCCGCCTGGTATTTCGCGGGTTAA